In one window of Aceticella autotrophica DNA:
- a CDS encoding DUF6431 domain-containing protein: MIIIAFPIKNIHEYIENKSYLYIDTPSGCPNCNYNGKLHRHGYYCRGVFIDNNCIDITIARVICPVCHKTHALIPDFLVPYFIYPLSVILTSLKKIFIDGHGTTYVADEIIKEFNLSFVKQQNISYFKMRFLSIMNYIHSFFANFQEYIETMNSLSPKTLISNIYKYTKEKVKFNLHYFDLMKVHFFKKV; encoded by the coding sequence ATGATAATTATAGCCTTTCCAATTAAAAATATACATGAATATATCGAAAATAAATCATATTTGTACATAGATACACCATCTGGATGCCCTAATTGCAATTACAACGGTAAATTGCACAGGCATGGCTATTACTGCAGGGGTGTCTTTATCGACAATAATTGCATAGATATTACCATAGCAAGAGTTATTTGTCCTGTATGCCATAAAACACATGCTTTAATACCGGACTTTTTAGTGCCATATTTCATCTATCCTTTATCTGTTATTCTAACTTCCTTGAAAAAAATATTTATCGATGGACATGGCACTACATATGTTGCTGATGAGATCATTAAAGAGTTTAATTTGTCTTTTGTGAAACAGCAAAATATCAGTTATTTCAAAATGAGATTTCTCTCGATTATGAATTATATTCACAGCTTTTTTGCTAATTTTCAAGAATACATTGAAACAATGAACAGTTTATCACCTAAAACTTTGATAAGCAATATTTATAAATATACAAAAGAAAAGGTAAAGTTTAATTTACACTATTTTGATTTGATGAAAGTACATTTTTTCAAAAAAGTTTAG